From Gimesia panareensis, the proteins below share one genomic window:
- a CDS encoding DUF1559 family PulG-like putative transporter — MRRKHTNPVRGFTLIELLVVIAIIAILIALLLPAVQQAREAARRSKCQNNLKQIVLALHNYHDLHNTFPPGETTTTYAGGTGATNRTYAFATEGTLINGQGHQGTSWMLHILPQIEQGQIYDLWNFKRNVYGNGVKLLPNDSFTPLYTPTQSNIPAFYCPSRRSNMDLNTYSYLKRVNIAFTKGGNDYSGCIGSGIAFNAASAGIPGATWAVTPAQNLNQPIQVTAIGPPGIMLTPHPFDIGIFSVNSSTNMRDIKDGTSNVIIVGENQRLIIPGKLDNLRSRDGWAWGGAATLFSTRKGPNKALSIDGSGSVHDGIALFAFADGGVRVISENIDSYLFANLGNMSNNVPVGQFTGQ, encoded by the coding sequence ATGCGTAGAAAACACACGAATCCCGTACGAGGATTCACACTGATTGAGCTACTGGTCGTCATTGCAATCATCGCCATTCTGATTGCCTTGCTGTTACCTGCAGTTCAACAAGCACGCGAAGCTGCCCGCCGATCCAAATGCCAGAATAACCTGAAACAAATTGTGCTCGCGTTGCACAATTACCACGACTTGCACAACACGTTTCCCCCCGGGGAAACCACAACCACCTATGCAGGTGGGACGGGCGCCACGAATCGCACCTACGCTTTTGCCACTGAAGGGACGCTCATTAACGGTCAGGGGCACCAGGGCACCAGTTGGATGCTCCACATTCTGCCTCAGATTGAGCAGGGCCAGATTTACGACCTCTGGAATTTCAAGCGAAATGTCTACGGGAATGGAGTGAAACTGCTTCCCAACGACTCGTTCACCCCCCTCTATACCCCCACGCAGTCCAATATTCCCGCGTTTTACTGCCCTTCCCGGCGCAGTAATATGGACCTGAATACTTACAGTTACCTGAAGCGTGTGAATATCGCATTTACCAAAGGGGGCAACGACTATTCCGGCTGTATCGGTTCGGGCATCGCCTTCAATGCTGCCTCCGCGGGGATCCCCGGTGCCACCTGGGCGGTGACTCCCGCTCAGAATCTGAATCAACCCATCCAGGTCACCGCGATCGGTCCCCCGGGGATTATGCTCACTCCACACCCGTTCGACATTGGCATTTTTTCCGTCAACAGCAGCACCAACATGCGCGATATCAAAGACGGAACTTCGAATGTCATTATCGTGGGAGAAAATCAGAGACTCATCATCCCCGGCAAGTTAGACAACCTGCGGAGTCGTGATGGCTGGGCCTGGGGAGGTGCCGCCACACTGTTCAGCACGCGCAAGGGCCCGAACAAAGCGCTCAGCATTGACGGGTCCGGCAGCGTGCATGACGGGATTGCCCTGTTTGCTTTTGCAGATGGTGGAGTACGCGTCATCTCGGAAAACATTGACAGCTACCTGTTCGCCAACCTGGGGAACATGTCAAACAATGTCCCTGTCGGACAGTTCACAGGACAGTAG
- a CDS encoding transthyretin-like family protein — protein sequence MVVRFKCKCGKSLKAPDEYIGKKVSCSKCDQVMRVPEKEDSLSESEEKPKKRVPKKQLQEFTLPPLSEVRKPEEVMAESSSSTPSSVIVEDSACSNIAQQMLKKKSSHKTNDPYQSGHGDSASTASKPEKQSGISKWMKENKHAAEAIKYNARLIIPGAAVVVVVCLGLYWIMTAMVGTTEHPPLEQISGIVTLDDKPLPHAEVVFVPQDEWKEDKIPAQSEGFTDDQGHFELSYLKGLKGAAMGTHVVRIFSTETQIPIIYNVKSILTYDVKGSDSHAEFKLVSR from the coding sequence ATGGTGGTTCGATTTAAATGCAAATGTGGGAAAAGTCTGAAAGCACCCGATGAATATATCGGAAAGAAAGTTTCCTGCTCAAAATGCGACCAGGTGATGCGGGTTCCGGAGAAGGAAGATTCCCTCTCCGAGTCCGAAGAGAAACCCAAAAAACGCGTCCCCAAAAAACAACTGCAGGAATTCACACTGCCCCCTCTCTCAGAGGTGCGCAAACCTGAAGAGGTGATGGCCGAATCATCCAGTTCGACACCATCTTCAGTCATCGTGGAAGACTCAGCCTGCAGTAATATTGCTCAGCAGATGTTGAAGAAAAAATCGTCTCATAAAACGAATGATCCCTATCAGTCGGGCCATGGTGATTCAGCATCAACCGCTTCCAAACCAGAGAAGCAGTCGGGGATCTCCAAATGGATGAAGGAAAACAAACATGCCGCGGAAGCGATTAAATACAATGCCAGACTGATCATCCCCGGGGCCGCGGTGGTTGTGGTGGTCTGTCTTGGTCTGTACTGGATAATGACAGCCATGGTCGGCACGACAGAACACCCGCCCCTGGAACAGATCAGCGGAATCGTCACACTTGATGACAAGCCGCTCCCCCATGCAGAGGTGGTTTTCGTTCCCCAGGATGAATGGAAAGAGGACAAAATCCCGGCTCAATCAGAAGGGTTCACTGATGACCAGGGACATTTTGAACTCAGCTACCTGAAAGGGCTGAAAGGAGCCGCCATGGGAACACATGTGGTCCGTATCTTTTCCACCGAGACACAGATCCCCATCATTTACAACGTCAAATCGATCCTGACCTACGATGTGAAAGGAAGTGACAGTCACGCCGAGTTCAAACTGGTCTCCCGTTGA
- a CDS encoding DUF1592 domain-containing protein, whose product MMTIPIYRRLPVAVFAFLIWGMLLTSVRAADNKPINGAQIYQKMCVSCHAKNGQGVTDKANPFHGRKTLQELTMLIDETMPEEDPELCQGKEAEQVAQFVFERFFSPEEDKGNASRIQLTHLTVRQYLYTTADLMSHFLGNARVTSKENGLRAEYFSSRRFNGKDRVEKRIDPVVDFQFGDKKPLEKIKNAEEFSMKWEGSVYVEETGDYEFILKTENGARLWVNQQEPIIDEWVSSQGRPKEHKATIRLLGGRPYTLRLHVFKYKDKSSSISLQWKPPHKAQEVIPQRNLIPQQFTGTFIASTEFPPDDSVSGYERGVAVSKSWDDATTSGAIEVMTTVIKHLDRMAGTKPGAKDRREKVRQFCHRFAELAFRRPLTKDQKTFFVDQHFDPQLETELAAKRSVLLIMKSPRFLYTDREFAKPDQFTIASRLSYGLWDSMPNRQLYDAAKAGRLKTPEQISQQAERMLDDPRAQAKLRYFFHHWLQLDEKEELAKDKALFPEFDDQVVADLRTSLDMFIDDVVWNGSSDYRQLLTADYVYMNSRLAKVYQVDLPKGESFQKVALDKDQRAGVLTHPYLMANFAYHNLSSPIHRGVFVTRRLLGRSLKPPPQATEFKDGDFHPGMTTREKVAQITKPSACMSCHSIINPLGFSLEHFDAIGRYRKQEVKKDINAAAELVSVTGDTVKFNGARDLADYIARDRHAHAAFVDQLFHQAVKQPINAYGEKIRDDLTTRFEKSGYNIQQLLVEIMKVAALHQPQS is encoded by the coding sequence ATGATGACCATCCCGATCTACCGACGCCTTCCCGTTGCTGTCTTCGCCTTCCTGATCTGGGGAATGCTGCTGACTTCCGTCCGTGCCGCCGATAATAAACCGATTAATGGTGCGCAGATCTATCAGAAAATGTGCGTGTCCTGCCATGCGAAAAATGGTCAGGGCGTCACAGACAAGGCCAATCCGTTCCATGGCAGAAAGACCCTGCAGGAACTGACCATGCTCATCGATGAGACAATGCCGGAAGAAGATCCGGAACTCTGTCAGGGGAAGGAAGCTGAACAGGTCGCCCAATTTGTGTTTGAACGCTTCTTCTCCCCCGAAGAAGACAAAGGAAACGCGTCTCGCATCCAGCTCACGCACCTGACCGTCCGCCAGTATCTGTATACCACTGCCGATCTGATGTCTCATTTTCTGGGGAACGCCCGCGTCACGAGCAAAGAGAACGGTCTGCGGGCCGAATATTTTTCGAGCCGTCGCTTCAATGGGAAAGATCGCGTTGAAAAGCGGATCGATCCGGTGGTGGATTTTCAGTTTGGCGACAAAAAGCCCCTCGAGAAGATTAAAAACGCGGAAGAGTTCTCCATGAAATGGGAGGGCTCGGTCTACGTGGAAGAGACCGGCGACTACGAATTCATCCTCAAGACCGAAAACGGAGCGCGGCTCTGGGTCAATCAGCAGGAACCGATCATCGACGAATGGGTGAGCTCGCAAGGGCGTCCCAAAGAACACAAAGCCACGATCCGCCTCCTGGGCGGCAGACCTTATACCCTGCGTCTGCACGTCTTCAAATACAAAGACAAATCGTCCTCGATCAGCCTGCAGTGGAAACCGCCCCACAAGGCGCAGGAAGTCATCCCGCAGCGCAATCTGATCCCTCAACAGTTTACTGGGACTTTTATTGCCTCGACCGAATTCCCACCGGACGACAGTGTCTCCGGTTATGAACGGGGAGTCGCGGTATCGAAATCCTGGGATGATGCGACAACCTCGGGTGCGATTGAAGTCATGACGACGGTCATCAAGCACCTGGATCGCATGGCAGGAACCAAGCCGGGTGCCAAAGATCGCCGGGAAAAAGTCAGACAGTTCTGCCATCGTTTCGCCGAACTGGCCTTCCGCCGTCCTTTGACCAAAGATCAGAAAACGTTCTTCGTCGATCAGCATTTCGATCCCCAACTGGAAACCGAACTGGCCGCTAAACGATCCGTGCTGCTGATAATGAAATCCCCCCGCTTCCTGTATACGGACCGGGAATTTGCCAAACCGGATCAGTTCACGATCGCCTCCCGCCTTTCTTACGGCTTGTGGGATTCGATGCCCAATCGCCAGCTCTACGATGCCGCCAAAGCGGGCCGCCTGAAAACTCCGGAGCAGATTTCCCAGCAGGCGGAGCGGATGTTGGATGACCCGCGTGCTCAGGCCAAGTTGCGTTACTTTTTCCATCACTGGCTGCAACTGGATGAAAAAGAAGAGCTGGCCAAAGACAAAGCACTCTTCCCGGAATTCGATGATCAGGTGGTGGCCGATCTGCGGACCTCACTCGACATGTTTATTGACGATGTGGTCTGGAACGGTTCCTCCGATTACCGACAGCTGCTGACAGCAGATTACGTCTATATGAATTCACGACTGGCCAAAGTCTACCAGGTTGATTTGCCGAAAGGGGAATCCTTCCAGAAAGTCGCGCTGGACAAAGACCAGCGGGCTGGCGTACTGACGCACCCGTACCTGATGGCCAATTTCGCTTACCACAATCTGAGTTCGCCGATTCACCGGGGCGTGTTCGTCACGCGTCGTCTGCTGGGCCGCTCCTTGAAACCGCCCCCACAGGCGACCGAATTCAAAGACGGCGACTTCCATCCGGGCATGACCACCCGTGAAAAGGTCGCTCAGATCACCAAGCCGTCGGCCTGTATGTCGTGCCACAGCATCATTAACCCGCTCGGATTCAGTCTGGAGCACTTTGACGCCATTGGTCGATACAGAAAACAGGAAGTCAAAAAAGACATCAATGCCGCTGCGGAACTGGTTTCCGTCACAGGCGACACAGTGAAATTTAATGGGGCCCGCGACCTGGCGGACTATATCGCCCGGGATCGACACGCCCATGCTGCTTTTGTGGACCAGTTATTCCACCAGGCAGTCAAACAGCCGATTAATGCCTACGGCGAAAAAATTCGAGACGATTTAACCACCCGGTTTGAAAAATCCGGTTATAATATTCAACAACTGCTCGTAGAAATCATGAAGGTTGCTGCCCTGCATCAGCCTCAATCCTGA
- a CDS encoding DUF1552 domain-containing protein has product MKYQSRRQFLKELGLSSAVLPLVMNLPSLGFAADSGLRKQRMIVMFSPNGIVPKTYWPDQTGDKFELKEIMEPLKKYQDQMLVIKGVADRVRGDGDSHMRGMSCLLTGIELLPGNIQGGSHTPAGWASGLSIDQELKRFLQSKKETRTRFGSLEFGVNVPHRADPWTRMVYAGPNKPVAPIDDPYQMFEKIYGQMKDRKSLASILDDVRADLKKVRSQLSSSDRQLLEEHESYVRQMEQELKASAEQKLAVKVPVQEVGIKNDNDHMPVTSKMQIDLMVNSLANDMARVATLQYTNSVGQARMKWLGIDDGHHSLSHKPDSDQDSQDKLTKINKWFCEQLAYLVEKLDKTPEPNGDGTLLDNTLVVWTNELGKGNSHTLNDVPLVLVGKGLDFKMGRSLQFKNIPHNRLLMSLAHGMGHHIETFGKPDFCGGGVISELT; this is encoded by the coding sequence ATGAAATATCAATCCCGCCGCCAGTTCCTCAAAGAACTGGGACTGTCTTCCGCTGTCCTGCCGCTGGTCATGAACCTGCCCAGCCTCGGTTTTGCAGCCGATTCCGGTCTCCGTAAACAGCGTATGATCGTAATGTTCAGCCCGAACGGGATCGTGCCCAAAACCTACTGGCCCGATCAGACCGGCGACAAGTTCGAGCTTAAGGAAATCATGGAGCCCCTGAAAAAGTACCAGGATCAGATGCTGGTCATCAAAGGGGTCGCCGACCGCGTACGCGGTGATGGCGACAGTCACATGCGGGGGATGAGCTGCCTGCTGACCGGAATTGAACTGCTGCCCGGTAACATCCAGGGTGGTTCACACACACCGGCCGGCTGGGCCAGCGGTTTGTCGATCGACCAGGAACTCAAACGCTTCCTGCAGAGCAAGAAAGAAACCCGTACCCGCTTCGGCTCACTCGAATTTGGCGTCAATGTGCCGCACCGCGCCGATCCCTGGACCCGTATGGTTTATGCCGGTCCCAATAAACCGGTCGCCCCCATCGACGATCCGTACCAGATGTTCGAAAAGATCTACGGTCAGATGAAAGACCGCAAGAGTCTGGCCAGCATTCTGGATGATGTTCGTGCCGACCTGAAGAAGGTCCGTTCTCAACTCAGCAGTTCGGACCGGCAGTTACTCGAAGAACACGAAAGCTACGTCCGCCAGATGGAGCAGGAACTGAAAGCCAGTGCAGAACAGAAGCTGGCTGTCAAAGTTCCGGTTCAGGAAGTGGGCATCAAGAATGATAACGATCACATGCCGGTCACCAGTAAGATGCAGATCGACCTGATGGTCAACAGTCTGGCGAATGACATGGCCCGGGTCGCGACGCTGCAGTATACGAACTCGGTCGGTCAGGCGCGGATGAAGTGGCTGGGCATCGACGATGGTCACCACTCACTCTCCCATAAACCGGACAGCGATCAGGATTCGCAGGACAAGCTGACGAAGATCAACAAATGGTTCTGCGAACAGTTGGCCTACCTGGTCGAAAAACTCGACAAAACTCCGGAACCCAACGGCGACGGAACCCTGCTCGACAACACGCTGGTCGTCTGGACCAACGAACTGGGTAAAGGGAACTCCCACACCCTGAACGACGTGCCTCTGGTGCTCGTCGGAAAAGGACTCGACTTCAAAATGGGACGTTCGCTGCAGTTCAAGAACATTCCGCATAACCGTCTGCTGATGTCGCTGGCCCATGGTATGGGACATCACATCGAAACATTCGGTAAGCCCGATTTCTGTGGTGGCGGAGTCATTTCCGAACTGACCTGA
- a CDS encoding DUF1501 domain-containing protein — protein MLSFLCAQNQQHSTQSRRDFLKLGTLGLTGLTLADLLRVEAQAGIQQSPKAIINVHLDGGPPHMDTIDLKPEAPVEIRGEFQPIATSVPGIQVCELLPRMAAQADQFAFVRSLVGSAGAHDAFQCQSGFRKKDMLSVGGRPALGSVVSRLKGSPRDRAPLFVDLMQGRGQVRNSARPGFLGPSFQPFRPDISDLFERQLEKGMQNELKRLGEEHQVSLKLNPSLTLQRLENRTTLLSELDTIRRKVDASGMMDAMDRFSQQAVSILTSGRLADALDLEQEDPAVLARYALPGQPEAKRFYTSEGPESTKKFLLARRLIEAGVRCVSISISDFDTHSSNFSRMRQLLPIVDHGLSTLVSDLEERGMLEDVTIVAWGEFGRTPRINSKNGGRDHWPRVGPAILAGGGMRTGQVIGATDRTASAVTDRPVQYKDIFATLYHNLGIDPHAVTITDPRGRPQYLLDEGQRLPELV, from the coding sequence ATGCTGTCATTCCTGTGCGCACAGAATCAGCAACACTCAACTCAATCCCGCCGTGACTTTCTGAAACTCGGTACACTGGGGCTGACCGGTCTGACTCTGGCCGATTTACTCCGGGTGGAAGCGCAGGCAGGAATTCAGCAGTCTCCCAAGGCGATCATCAATGTGCATCTGGACGGTGGCCCTCCGCACATGGATACCATTGACCTGAAACCGGAAGCACCGGTGGAAATCCGTGGTGAGTTCCAGCCGATCGCCACCAGTGTTCCTGGAATCCAGGTCTGCGAACTACTGCCCCGCATGGCAGCCCAGGCGGATCAGTTTGCCTTTGTTCGCTCTCTGGTCGGCTCAGCCGGTGCCCACGATGCGTTCCAGTGCCAGTCCGGGTTCCGTAAAAAAGACATGCTCTCGGTCGGTGGGCGGCCCGCGCTGGGCTCGGTGGTCTCCCGCCTCAAAGGTTCCCCCCGCGATCGCGCGCCGCTGTTCGTCGATCTGATGCAGGGGCGCGGGCAGGTGCGCAACAGTGCGCGGCCCGGTTTTCTGGGGCCCTCCTTCCAGCCGTTCCGACCCGACATCTCGGATCTGTTTGAACGTCAGCTGGAAAAGGGGATGCAGAATGAACTCAAGCGACTGGGGGAAGAGCACCAGGTCAGCCTCAAACTCAATCCGTCTCTGACGCTGCAGCGACTGGAGAACCGAACTACCTTACTGTCGGAACTGGATACGATCCGCCGAAAAGTGGATGCGAGCGGGATGATGGATGCCATGGATCGATTTTCCCAGCAGGCGGTCAGCATTCTCACCTCGGGACGCCTGGCAGATGCACTGGATCTGGAACAGGAAGATCCCGCGGTGCTGGCGCGGTACGCTCTGCCTGGCCAGCCGGAGGCAAAACGCTTTTACACCAGTGAAGGACCGGAATCGACAAAAAAGTTTCTGCTCGCCCGCCGGCTAATCGAAGCAGGAGTGCGGTGCGTCAGTATTTCGATCAGTGATTTCGATACGCATTCCAGTAACTTCTCCCGCATGCGACAGCTCCTGCCGATCGTCGATCATGGCCTGTCTACGCTGGTATCCGACCTGGAAGAACGCGGCATGCTGGAGGATGTCACCATTGTTGCCTGGGGCGAATTCGGACGAACGCCACGGATCAACTCGAAAAACGGGGGCCGCGATCACTGGCCCCGCGTCGGGCCAGCGATTCTGGCCGGCGGAGGAATGCGCACCGGTCAGGTCATCGGCGCCACCGATCGTACTGCCAGCGCCGTCACGGACCGCCCCGTGCAGTACAAAGATATCTTCGCCACCCTCTATCACAACCTGGGCATCGATCCCCACGCCGTGACCATCACCGATCCACGGGGCAGGCCGCAGTATCTGCTCGACGAGGGCCAGCGGCTTCCTGAGCTGGTCTGA
- a CDS encoding cupin domain-containing protein: MDHITRPQEKDEYYFEEGCYILEMSHPDVDPEVSLARARVEPGKRTRFHRLKGTFERYIMLAGTGLVEVGDYEPTEVYPGDVVRIPPGVDQRITNIGEEDLVFYVVCNPHFLRSCYTDSEDLRASGS; the protein is encoded by the coding sequence ATGGATCACATCACCCGTCCCCAGGAAAAAGACGAATACTATTTCGAAGAAGGCTGTTACATTCTCGAAATGTCGCACCCGGACGTGGATCCCGAGGTCTCCCTGGCCCGTGCGCGGGTGGAACCGGGCAAACGCACCCGTTTCCATCGTCTGAAGGGGACTTTCGAACGCTATATCATGCTCGCCGGCACCGGGCTGGTTGAAGTGGGCGACTATGAACCGACCGAAGTCTACCCCGGCGATGTGGTACGGATTCCCCCCGGAGTTGATCAGAGAATCACCAACATAGGAGAGGAGGATCTGGTGTTTTATGTTGTCTGCAATCCCCATTTCCTCCGGTCCTGCTATACCGACTCAGAAGACCTGCGTGCTTCCGGCTCCTGA
- a CDS encoding 3-keto-disaccharide hydrolase produces the protein MQKQCATVFGFVLALFCLTGTVQSADLPQYKPLFNGKDLTGWVNVNTDKDTWYVKDGMLVCTGHPIGVMRTDKQYENFLLHIEWRHMEAGGNSGVFAWSEGTVPEGRRLPKGMEIQMLELDWVNQHKKKDGTLPPIAYVHGELFGANGLITTPDNPRGTRSKSIENRCKGKGQWNVYDVVCVDGTVKLSVNGKFVNGVRNASIKKGYLCLESEGAEIQFRNIQIMELPPGVTSKAQTAPLLK, from the coding sequence ATGCAGAAACAATGTGCAACGGTCTTCGGATTTGTCCTGGCTCTGTTCTGTCTTACAGGCACCGTTCAGTCAGCCGATCTTCCTCAATACAAACCGCTGTTCAACGGCAAAGATCTGACCGGCTGGGTGAATGTGAATACCGACAAAGATACCTGGTATGTCAAAGACGGCATGCTCGTCTGCACGGGGCATCCGATCGGCGTGATGCGGACCGATAAACAGTATGAGAATTTTCTGCTGCACATCGAATGGCGTCACATGGAAGCCGGCGGTAATTCGGGCGTCTTTGCCTGGAGCGAGGGCACTGTACCGGAAGGCAGACGACTGCCTAAGGGGATGGAAATCCAGATGCTCGAACTCGACTGGGTCAACCAGCACAAAAAGAAGGACGGCACCCTGCCCCCGATTGCCTATGTGCATGGCGAACTGTTTGGTGCAAACGGACTGATTACCACTCCCGACAATCCGCGGGGCACACGCAGCAAATCAATTGAAAACCGCTGCAAAGGGAAAGGTCAGTGGAACGTCTATGATGTGGTCTGTGTCGATGGCACTGTCAAGCTGTCTGTGAACGGGAAATTTGTGAACGGCGTCCGCAATGCATCCATCAAAAAGGGCTACCTCTGCCTGGAATCGGAAGGGGCAGAGATTCAATTTCGCAATATCCAGATCATGGAACTCCCGCCTGGTGTCACCAGCAAAGCGCAGACAGCGCCTCTATTGAAGTAG
- a CDS encoding carboxypeptidase-like regulatory domain-containing protein — protein sequence MFRLTLYCSLLAGVLLGQSCSGDPNARPAVEISGTVTLDGAPLKQASIQFTSSKTGESAYTNLDDNGHYSLSFAQADVGSAYEVTVSTPVVDEENAMALAEKPQEKSTVKIPAKYSKRTTSGLIAQVNEPGANTANFELKSN from the coding sequence ATGTTTCGTCTTACACTTTATTGTTCGCTGTTGGCGGGTGTCCTGCTGGGACAAAGCTGCTCGGGTGACCCGAATGCCCGACCGGCAGTCGAAATCTCGGGGACCGTCACCCTGGATGGCGCCCCTCTGAAACAGGCCAGCATCCAGTTTACCTCTTCCAAAACCGGAGAGAGCGCCTACACCAACCTCGATGACAATGGTCACTACTCGCTTTCATTTGCCCAGGCGGATGTCGGATCTGCGTATGAAGTGACCGTCAGCACGCCGGTCGTCGATGAAGAGAATGCGATGGCCCTGGCAGAGAAACCGCAGGAAAAATCGACCGTGAAGATTCCTGCCAAATACTCGAAACGGACCACCAGCGGCCTGATCGCCCAGGTCAATGAACCGGGCGCGAATACAGCTAATTTTGAGCTGAAGAGCAATTAA
- a CDS encoding DUF1559 domain-containing protein, translating to MMTYPPRNVRKSGFTLIELLVVIAIIAILIALLLPAVQQAREAARRSQCKNNLKQMGLAIHNYHDVYLKFPIGSRAPNDGPHNWRFALLPYMDQANIYELAKNSPTSDVDFWEGGGGAYNGDTLLFKDKVITSIYMCPSSSDPAISYANGEPQQGSQSHQYVGIMGAYPDPAARTNVSYETQYNSFATNTGCLLINECKGMRDVTDGSSNTIIIAEQSRISASNPTLKRSDYTSGWAGTSYAGTVTQWIASGAGQHRFGTGVTSVFHSPNPKSTGSEANAQWDWNTPLTSYHTGGVHVLLCDGATRFLSDNADLLLIQKLCVRDDGQTVGEW from the coding sequence ATGATGACTTACCCGCCGCGCAATGTGCGCAAATCCGGCTTTACGCTCATCGAACTGCTGGTCGTGATTGCCATTATCGCAATTCTGATCGCCCTGCTTCTGCCCGCCGTGCAACAGGCCCGTGAAGCGGCCCGTCGCAGTCAATGTAAGAACAATCTGAAACAGATGGGCCTGGCGATCCACAACTACCACGACGTCTATCTCAAGTTTCCGATCGGTTCCCGTGCTCCGAATGACGGCCCTCACAACTGGCGTTTCGCTTTGCTGCCCTACATGGACCAGGCGAACATTTACGAACTGGCCAAGAACAGCCCGACCAGCGACGTTGATTTCTGGGAAGGGGGCGGCGGTGCTTACAATGGTGACACCCTGCTCTTCAAAGACAAAGTCATCACATCCATCTACATGTGCCCGTCCAGTTCTGATCCTGCTATCAGTTATGCCAACGGTGAACCACAACAGGGTTCTCAGTCGCATCAGTATGTCGGCATCATGGGTGCTTATCCCGACCCCGCTGCACGTACCAACGTTTCTTACGAAACACAATACAACAGTTTCGCCACGAACACCGGCTGCCTGCTGATCAACGAATGCAAGGGAATGCGGGACGTGACCGATGGTTCTTCGAACACCATCATCATCGCCGAACAGTCACGAATTTCCGCCAGCAATCCGACTCTGAAACGCTCCGATTATACGTCCGGCTGGGCGGGTACCAGCTATGCCGGCACGGTGACACAATGGATTGCTTCCGGCGCCGGTCAGCACCGCTTTGGTACGGGAGTGACCTCGGTATTTCACAGCCCGAACCCCAAATCAACGGGTAGCGAAGCCAACGCCCAGTGGGACTGGAATACTCCTCTGACCTCCTACCATACCGGCGGTGTGCACGTGCTGCTCTGTGACGGAGCTACCCGTTTCCTGAGCGACAATGCCGACCTGCTGCTGATTCAGAAACTCTGCGTCCGCGATGACGGCCAGACCGTCGGTGAATGGTAA